One stretch of Chroicocephalus ridibundus unplaced genomic scaffold, bChrRid1.1 SCAFFOLD_92, whole genome shotgun sequence DNA includes these proteins:
- the LOC134509582 gene encoding olfactory receptor 14J1-like: ITQFLLLPLADTRELQLLHFGLFLGTYLAALLANGLIITTIACDHHLHTPMYFFLLNLALLDLGSISTTVPKAMANSFWDTRAISYAGCVAQVFFFVFCAATEVYLLTVMAYDRYVAICKPLHYGTLLGSRACVHMAAAAWGTGFLNALLHTANTFSLPLCQGNAVGQFFCEIPQILKLSCSDYYFGEAGLLVVGACLGFGCFVFIVLSYVQIFRTVLRIPSEQGRHKAFSTCLPHLAVVSLFVSTGIFAYLKPPSISSTVLNLVVAVLYSVVPPAVNPVIYSMRNQELKDALRKLAQWKFFFQ; this comes from the coding sequence atcacccagttcctcctcctgccattggcagacacacgagagctgcagctcttgcacttcgggctcttcctgggcacctacctggctgccctcctggccaacggcctcatcatcaccaccatcgcctgtgaccaccacctccacacccccatgtacttcttcctcctcaacctcgccctccttgacctgggctccatctccaccactgtccccaaagccatggccaattccttctgggacaccagggccatctcctatgcaggatgtgttgcacaggtctttttctttgttttctgtgctgcaacagaggtttatcttctcactgtcatggcctatgaccgctacgttgccatctgcaaacccctgcactacgggaccctcctgggcagcagagcttgtgtccacatggcagcagctgcctggggcactgggtttctcaatgctctcctgcacacggccaatacattttccctacccctctgccagggcaatgctgtgggccagttcttctgtgaaatcccccaaatcctcaagctctcctgttcagactACTACTTcggggaagctgggcttcttgtggttggtGCCTGTTTAGGctttggatgttttgttttcattgtgctgtcctatgtgcagatcttcaggaccgtgctgaggatcccctctgagcagggacggcacaaagccttttccacgtgcctccctcacctggccgtggtctccctgtttgtcagcacaggcatttttgcttacctgaagcccccctccatctcctccacagttctaaatctggtggtggcagtgctgtactcagtggtgcctccagcagtgaaccccgtcatctacagcatgaggaaccaggagctcaaggatgccctaagGAAACTGGCTCAATGgaagttttttttccaataa
- the LOC134509583 gene encoding olfactory receptor 14A16-like, with protein sequence LHYGTLLGSRACVHMAAAAWGTGFLNALLHTANTFSLPLCQGNAVGQFFCEIPQILKLSCSDAYLREAGLLILSCFSAFVCFVFIVLSYVQIFRAVLRIPSEQGRHKAFSMCLPHLAVVSLFVSTGIFAYLKPRSVSFPSLDLVITVLYSVVPAVSCTL encoded by the exons ctgcactacgggaccctcctgggcagcagagcttgtgtccacatggcagcagctgcctggggcactgggtttctcaatgctctcctgcacacggccaatacattttccctacccctctgccagggcaatgctgtgggccagttcttctgtgaaatcccccagatcctcaagctctcctgctcagatgcctacctcagggaagctgggcttctcatATTAAGTTGCTTTtcagcttttgtgtgttttgtgttcatcgtgctgtcctatgtgcagatcttcagggctgtgctgaggattccctctgagcagggacggcacaaagccttttccatgtgcctccctcacctggccgtggtctccctgtttgtcagcacagGCATTTTTGCTTACCTGAAGCCCCGCTCCGTCTCTTtcccatccctggatctggtgatcacagtgctgtactcagtggtgcctgca GTCTCATGCACCTTGTGA